A single Lolium perenne isolate Kyuss_39 chromosome 6, Kyuss_2.0, whole genome shotgun sequence DNA region contains:
- the LOC127334530 gene encoding uncharacterized protein, producing the protein MTPRSGYFRTHCMAVITDWLCGRLLHLYRGEKLGVMEAKRRSCNNVRYGSNMHIREKEGAHGTRCNVKIAWLLLTICSDTSFQLATYHELLLHKDLQMDFACSSSVSTLWSVKTYLGDYQLKEFINSSPH; encoded by the exons ATGACGCCAAG ATCTGGATATTTCAGAACACATTGTATGGCAGTGATCACTGATTGGCTGTGTGGCCGGTTGCTTCATCTATATCGAGGAGAAAAGCTTGGTGTGATGGAGGCCAAGAGGAGGAGCTGCAACAATGTGAG ATATGGTTCAAACATGCATATACGGGAGAAAGAAGGTGCTCATGGGACTCGCTGCAATGTCAAG ATTGCCTGGCTACTGCTCACCATCTGCAGCGATACCTCATTCCAGCTAGCCACTTATCATGAGCTTCTATTGCACAAAGATCTGCAGATGGATTTTGCTTGTTCTTCTTCAGTCTCTACGCTATGGAGTGTCAAAACGTATCTTGGAGATTATCAGCTTAAG GAATTTATTAACTCCAGTCCTCATTAA